The proteins below are encoded in one region of Podarcis raffonei isolate rPodRaf1 chromosome 6, rPodRaf1.pri, whole genome shotgun sequence:
- the RHOC gene encoding rho-related GTP-binding protein RhoC, translating into MAAIRKKLVIVGDGACGKTCLLIVFSKDQFPEVYVPTVFENYIADIEVDGKQVELALWDTAGQEDYDRLRPLSYPDTDVILMCFSIDSPDSLENIPEKWTPEVKHFCPNVPIILVGNKKDLRNDDHTRRELAKMKQEPVKPEEGRDMANRINAFGYLECSAKTKDGVREVFEMATRAALQVRKNKKRKGCPLL; encoded by the exons ATGGCAGCGATTCGGAAAAAGCTGGTGATTGTTGGAGATGGTGCTTGCGGGAAGACCTGCCTGCTGATTGTGTTCAGTAAGGACCAATTCCCAGAGGTCTATGTGCCAACCGTCTTCGAAAACTACATTGCTGACATTGAAGTAGATGGGAAACAG GTGGAGCTGGCCCTTTGGGATACGGCTGGGCAGGAAGACTATGACAGGCTACGGCCCCTCTCTTATCCAGACACAGATGTTAtcctcatgtgcttttccattgaTAGTCCAGACAGCTTAG AAAACATCCCAGAGAAATGGACACCTGAAGTGAAACACTTCTGCCCTAATGTGCCCATCATCCTTGTGGGGAACAAGAAGGACTTGCGGAATGATGATCACACCCGGAGGGAACTGGCAAAGATGAAACAG GAGCCAGTGAAACCAGAGGAAGGGAGAGACATGGCAAACCGGATCAATGCTTTTGGCTACCTTGAGTGCTCAGCCAAGACGAAGGACGGCGTGCGGGAAGTGTTCGAAATGGCAACTCGAGCCGCCTTGCAAGTCAGGAAGAACAAAAAGCGCAAAGGTTGCCCCCTCCTGTAA